GCTGAACCTGAAGAAGAAAAAGTTGAGAATGAAAAAGATGCCGAAGCTGAACGGCTCAGAAAAATTCTTACTACCAATGTAGACGACCTCGAGCTTAGCGTTAGATCCCATAACTGCCTGAAAGCTGCTAATATTAAAACTCTAGGCGACCTTGTGCGCCGCGATGAGAATGAAATGCTTAAGTTTAGAAACTTCGGCAGAAAATCCCTTGCTGAATTAATTGAAATTGTTGATAACTACGGACTCGAATTCGGAATGGACGTAGACAAAATTCTAAAAGAAAAACCAGAAAATAACTAGTACTTTTCCCAAGGTTGAATAATGAGACATAGAGTTAAAGGAAGAAAACTTAACAGGACAGCAGAACACAGACGCGCTACTCTCAGAAATCTTGCTTCTTCACTGCTGAAACACAAAAAGATCAAAACTACTCTTGCTAAAGCTAAAGAATTAAGATCTTTCGTTGAACCTATTATTACAAAAGCTAAAACCGATTCAGTCGCGGCTAGAAGGTTTGTTGCGGTAGATATTCAGGATAAAAATCTTGTAAAAGAATTATTTGCTGATATCGTGACAAAAATAGGCGATAGACCGGGCGGTTACACTAGAATTGTAAGGTTAGGCCAGAGGAAAGGCGATGCGGCCGAACTCGCTCTGATCGAATTAGTTGATTTCAGCGGAATTGTAAAAGCGAAAGCTCCTAAGAAATCTAAAGCGGAAGGAACTACTGAAACTTCCGAAGCTAAATCCGAAGCTGCTGAAGAGAAAAAAGAAACTAAAAAGAGCAAAGAAAAGAAGCCCCGCACTCCTAAACCGAAAAAATCGGAGGATGCCAAGGTGAAAAAAGCTCCGGCCAAAGCAAAAACGACTACTACCCGAAAAACATCGAAAGATAAATAGATCAGTTGAAATATCTGTAAAAGGAGTAATGGTGAATCCCGTTACTCCTTTTTTATTTTAAATCAATTTTAGTTTGTACCCGAATCAGACTTAAAAAGAATTGAATTGATTTTTACGGGGTGTCCATTAATGTTGCTATATTTGAACTATGAAAAAAATTGAATTTGTTAAAGCCGTATATAATTTAAAAGATTTGCCTAAAAAAGAATTATCTTCGGTTATTTTAGGCGGGAGGTCTAATGTTGGTAAATCCTCATTCATTAATTCACTTTTCCGTCCGTTAAAGGTTGCTAAAACCAGCTCTACACCCGGTAAAACCAGATCAATCAATTATTACCTGGTAGAAAATAAATTTTATCTTATTGACCTGCCCGGATTCGGTTATGCTAAAGTCTCTAAATCGGAAAGGGATAACTGGCAGAAACTTATTTCCAGCTTTATCGAAGAGAACAGGAATCTGGTCCTGGCTTTCCATTTGATTGACAGCAGGCATGAGCCTACTCCCCTTGATATAGAACTGAATCATTTCCTTAGGGAAAAGAATATTCCGTATAATATAATCCTTAATAAGATCGATAAATTAAAACAGTCCGAAATTGCCTTTGCCAGAAAGAATATAGTTAAAATATTTCCGGAACTCCTTTTTGGCGAGAATTTATTTGCCTTCTCGTCAATTGACGGGACAGGGCGAAAAGAAATAATACGAATTTTAAGCAGCCTGCTTCTGTGAAAAATTCCCAAAACTTTAGTATAATTGAATCAAAATTTCACCATTTTTTATCATTCTGAACAATCTTACCGGCGGGTAGATGGGTTTATCTGAAAAAAATAGAAAAAGAATTCTTACTTTCTTAATAATTCCCGTCCTGATTGCTATCCCTTTTCTTACCGAAGACCTTCTCTTTAAAATTATTGCAGGTATTATACTTATCATTTATGTCGGCTTTATTATTTTTCTTAGAGATACTTCCGCATCAGAATCTCTTCAGACTCATACCGAAGATTCCACGGATGAATTCGATTCATATACCGGGAATGATAAAGTAAAATACTCACCCGATTCCGGCGAAGATTTTACAATTATTTCTCCAAATAAGAATATTGAAGTATTAACCGCCGATAATTTCTCTTCGTCGGCTAACCGTGGCAATAAAGAGTTATTCAAACCTCCGGATTTCAAAACAAACTTCGACAAAATTGTTCACGAGGAGATTCCTAAGGACGTAAGCCACGACGAACAGTTCGGATTTGTTCTAGAGAAAATATTAAGTGTGGTAAAAGATTCTTTTATGGCCCATACGGCTGCGTTTTTCTGGTACAACAAAAACCGGAAGAGACTTACACTCGAAAGATATGTCTCTAGTTCTTCACAGATATCAAAACAGAAATATGATCTGGAAGATGATATCCTGGGCAAAATTATTCAGAAAGAGGAACCGGAATTACTTACTGATATTTCTGCAAATGCGGAGATCGATGTTATAAGGTATTATAATTCACCTCAGGGTATAAAAAGTTTTGTGGGTGTGCCCCTCTTTTACGGAAAAACTCTTACTGGTATTCTGGCTCTCGATTCTAAAGTTAATGATGCCTTCGGTATTGAACAGATCTATTCGCTGGGAAGAATAGTAAGAGTAATATCTGTTATTATTTCGCTGTTCGAAGAGAAGTTTTCTGAAACTCAGGCCGAACAGAGACTTAAAGCTCTTATGGGAGTCCTTAATTACGATAGGAAATTTGAAACTGAATCCGATCTCTATTCAGCTCTTAATAGTGCAGTTGAAGGATTGATTGATTGGGATGCTTTTACTTTTGTCTCCTATTTCCCAAATGAACATAAATTCAAAACGGCAAGAATTCATAATAAAACCTCGCTTAAATACGTCGGTGAGAATCTTGAAATCGAACTTAACGGAAGTATGGTAGGAAAATCGATTTTAAGCGCAACCCCGGTCAAAATTGACGATACATCTGTAACCGAGTATCCGCGATTTTCCAAAAACGAAGATGTAAGTTTCGACGGTTCATTCCTTGCAATACCCCTTATTTATGATGACCAGAATTACGGTGTCCTTTGTTTTGAGAGTTTGAAGAAGAATGTCTATACCAATAACGAAGTTACATTCATAAAAAATGCTACTAAGATCTTTGCTTTTATTCTTCACTCGTATTCTACAATAAGTATTTTAAAAGGGCTGTTATCGGTAGATATTGAAACTAAAGCGCTTAATACGGATTCTTTTGTTGAAAGGTTAACTGTGGATCTTTTCAGGGCGAAAGAACTTGGTCTTACCGGCGCAATCGCTCTCATCAGGATTGATGACCTGCTTGATCAGGACTCCCTGTTTGAAGGTGATCCTTTCCCTAAAGTGTTAAGAGCAGTGGCTCAGATGATTCGTGACGAAATGACTCCTCTAAATCTTTTAGGAAGAATCAGCGAAAAAGTCTTTGCGGTTTATTTCTTCAACTCATCTTCGAAAGATGTTTTTCTCTGGGCTGAAAAAATCCGTATTAAAATTGCAAGGAAACCGATTGCTGTGGTTTCCAAACAAACTACATTTACAGTTTCTATTGGAGTTGCTTCTACTTCGAATAAAACAGACGTCAACGAGGTCATCAATAATGCCGAACTGGCCCTCAAAAAAGCTCTCGAAAAAGGCGGTAATACTGTTAAAAGTACTAACTGACCGGCCATCCGGAGGATCCTCTTGTGAATAATTTTATCCTGATTGTGCTTGATGGACTTGGAGTAGGTGAGCTACCCGATGCTTCTAAATACAAAGATGAGGGGAGTAATACAATTACTAATATGGCTGCCGCTGTCGGCGGCTTGTCACTTCCTAATTTGGAAAAGATGGGGCTCGGAAATATTACTTCGATTAACGGCGTCCCACCGGCAAAGAATCCAATCGCATCTTTCGGAAAAATGGCCGAACAATCGGAAGGAAAAGATTCTACTACCGGTCACTGGGAACTTGGTGGTATTAGAACAGAAGTAGAATTTCCCCTTTATCCCGAAGGGTTTCCTGATGATCTTATTAATAAATTCTTAAATGAAGCCGGCCTGATTGGAATTCTCGGTAACATACCTGCATCCGGAACAGAAATCATTGAAAGACTCGGTGACGAGCATGTAAGAACAGGTTACCCGATTGTTTATACCTCGGGCGATTCTGTTTTCCAGATTGCTGCTCATGAGAAGGTAATTCCGTTAGATAGATTATATGAAATCTGTACTGCAGCTAGAGAAAAAATCCTGATCGGAAAACATGCTGTCGGAAGAGTTATTGCCAGACCATTCGTAGGAGAGTCTGGAAATTATGTTAGAACTACTAACCGTAAAGATTTTTCTGTTGACCCTCCCTCAAGAACTATTCTCGATTTCCTTTCACTTGAGGGTATCACTACCATAGCTGTCGGAAAAGTGAACGACCTTTTCAATTACCGGGGAATTAAAATTAAATTGAAGACAAAATCGAATATCGAAGGTGTCGAGAAAATAATCGAATCGGCAAAGCATTTTTCCGGCTCATTCATTTTTGCCAACCTGGTCGATTTTGATGTAAATTTTGGCCACAGGAATGATCCGGTCGGATTTGCTGAGGCCCTGAAGGAATTCGATACAAGAATCCTAGATATACTTAACGCAATGGATGAATCGGATTCGCTTCTGTTAACCGCTGATCACGGTAATGATCCTACAACTCCAAGCACAGATCACAGCAGGGAATATGTTCCTCTCCTTTTTTATAGAAAGAATATGCCGGGTATTGATCTCGGTATAAGAGAGACGTTTTCTGATGCGGCGCAAACTGTTGCCGAATTCTTCAAAATCAATAACGATCTTAATGGAAAGAGCTTTTTAAATGGATGAGAACCTTTCCCCCGTATCGGAGTTAACGATCGATCTGAATTCTGACAGAATTACGGAAATTCTTGATCGATTAATTCCCGAACTAAAAGAAAAAGGATATCAAAGAATTAAACTTATTCTTTTGGGGGATCCGGCTGTTGCTGCCAGTCAGTTTAATCTGGATCGGGATCTGTTTAACAGGATCCTAGTCACTCAGGAACTCCCCGGAGATATAGTACTTGGCCTTATGCTATCTAAAGGAAGTTTATCATCCAGTCAGATTAAAAACAGGATCAATTTTTGACACAAGAAAAAATTCAGTTCCTGGTGGATACCGACATTCTTGTTGATCATCTGATTAATGATGACATCAAGAATACTTCCCACCTGGAAATTGCAATGACAAAGGGAATCTGCTTTTCGACGGTCATTAATGCTTCGGAAATTCTATTTGCAGCTTCAACAGAAAATGAGCGTGCGAAAATTGATGACCTTCTCAGGTCCTTGAAAATTCTCGGATTAAATTCGCGTTACAGTTTGAAGATTTCAAAATTTTTTAATAAAGTTGCGTCCACGCGGGATGCAATAATGTGCACTGTCGCGGAATTTAACCGTCTTCCTATACTTACATTGAATGTCGGCAGATATAAAGAAAGCGGAATTAAAATAATTAGTCCATTAGAATTGTGAGGCATATCTGATACTGGGAAAAGTAATTGGAACCGTCTGGTCTACCCGCAAGGATGAGAATCTTGTAGGAGCTAAATTTTTGATTGTCCGTCAGCTCAATTTGGATTATACGCCGAGAGAATCTACTGTTATTGCTGTTGATTCTGTTGGTGCGGGTGTTGGCGAGGTTGTACTTGTTGCACAGGGAAGTTCTGCAAGGCAGACTACATTTACAAAGAACAAACCTGTAGACGCTGTTATAATGGCGATTGTTGATAAACTTGATATTGCCGTAAAAGATGATAAAAAAGAAACTGCAGGGAAGTGATGTATCTCGGTAAAGTAATCGGCACTATCTGGGCAACCCGCAAATATCCTGCATTAAATAATTACAAAATGCAGTTTGTTCAGCCGCTCAGCGGGGAATTGAAAAAATTGGGCGAACCGATAATCGCACTCGATACCGTTGGTGCCGGTCCCGGCGAAATTATTTATTACGTCACAGCCAGCGAAGCTGTTATTCCGCTTGATGTTGATATGGCGCCTGTTGACGCGTCGATCGTAGGAATTGTTGATTCTATTAACGTCGAATCCTAATCCCGGAGAAATTTTTTGTGAAAATCACCAAACAGTTTACTAACCGCGAAAGTCAGTCGTTAGATAAATATCTTCAGGAAATCGGTAAGGTTGATCTTTTAACTCCAGAAGATGAAATATTCCTCGCAATTCAGATTAAAAAAGGAGACCATAAAGCCCTGGAGAAACTGGTTAAAGCTAATCTAAGGTTTGTTGTCTCTGTTGCAAAACAATATCAGAACCAAGGACTCTCACTCGGGGATCTTATTAATGAAGGAAATCTCGGACTTATAAAAGCCGCAAAAAGATTTGATGAGACAAGAGGATTTAAATTTATTTCTTATGCTGTCTGGTGGATAAGACAATCGATACTTCAAGCTCTGGCCGAACAATCCAGAATTGTAAGACTTCCTCTCAATCGTGTAGGTGCTTTGAATAAAATTGGTAAAGCATACAGCAACCTTGAGCAGGAATATGAAAGGGAACCGAGTGCCCATGAACTTGCCCAGGAGCTTAGTATGGATATCAGCGAAGTCTCGGATACTCTTAAGATCTCCGGTCGGCATGTCTCCATGGACGCCCCTTTTGCCCAGGGAGAGGAGAACCGGCTTCTCGACGTCCTTTCGAGCGATGAAATACCATCACCCGATTTTACTCTGATGTCCGAGTCGCTGAGAAGCGAAATTGAAAGAGTATTATCGAGTTTAACGGAAAGAGAAGCAGAAGTAATTAAACTCTACTTCGGATTGAATAAAGAACATTCGCTTACACTGGAGGAAATCGGGGAAAAATTCAATTTGACGAGAGAACGGGTAAGACAGATTAAGGAGAAGGCAATTAGAAGATTAAGGCATGCTTCGCGAAGCAAGAATTTAAGAGCTTACCTCGGTTAATATTTTGTGATGGTTAGATCAATCATAAATTATTGTTTGCAATTCGTTTTGCTTGCTGTTGTAATTAGCGGATGTGCTGCTGCTACCTCCTCACAAAGATTTAATCAATCCAAACCAAAAGCAGAAGAACAGGTTCAGAAAAGGAGTGTTCGTTTCACTTCGGCTGATTCGGTTAATAACGGGAATTATTTACCGGAAATTACTTTCCCGGATATTCCCGATTCCCTTCTTACAGAATTCGATGAAATACCTGTTGAAGTTGAACCTGTGGATAAATCCAAATTCGTTGGCAATGTTGAAAAGTTGAAGTCATTTAATGTCCCTTTAACTCACCGAGAAAGAATTCTATTTGAAGTGATAAAATATCTGGATACACCCTATAAATATGGTGGAAATACGGAAAACGGGATCGACTGCTCGGCATTTACAAAATTCGTTTATCAGAATGCGGTGAATCTCGAATTGCCCAGAAGCACCCGCGAGCAATTCAAGGTTGGTGAGAATATTTCAAAGTATGATTTACACTTCGGTGACCTCGTCTATTTCAATACAACTAAAAGATCATATCCTGGGCACGTCGGAATTTATCTCGGGGATGATCAGTTTGTCCATGCCAGCAGGAGTCTGGGCGTTACTGTCTCGTCACTGGAAGACCCATATTATAAAAAGCGGTTCATTGGTGCACGCAGACTTGAAAAAATCGAATAAATATTTTTTTTAGTGTTAAATAGATATTGTATTACATTTACTTTTTTTAGTCAATCAATTAATTGAAATTAAGACGGCATTGCCTTAATTTATAAATAGTATCACAAATAATTGGGAGTTTGTATGGAATTCAGAATTGAAACTGATAGTATGGGGGAAATTAAAGTCCCTGCTGATAAATACTATGGGGCTCAGACTGCACGCTCGTTAATGAATTTTAAAATTGGCGGTGAAAGATTTCCGCGTGAAATGATAAAAGCTCTTGGAATCGTGAAGAAAGCTGCCGCTATTTCTAATTGCGAACTCGGTGTATTACCCTGCGAAAAAGCCGAACTTATCATCAAAGCTGCAAACGAGGTGATTGAAGGGAAGCTTGATGATCATTTCCCTCTGGTTGCATGGCAGACCGGAAGCGGTACTCAATCCAATATGAATTGTAATGAAGTAATCTCCAATAGGGCTATTGAAATGGTTGGCGGTGTTCTGGGGAGTAAAAAACCTATCCATCCGAATGACGATGTCAATAAGTCTCAGTCTACCAATGATGCTTTCCCGACGGCCATTCACGTGGCTGCCGTTCAAGAAATCCACAGGAGGCTGATTCCTATGGTGGCAAGGCTGCGTCATGAATTGATGGTAAAATCCGAACGTTTTAACAGCATAATCAAAATCGGCCGTACCCACCTTATGGATGCTACACCTTTGACATTAGGCCAGGTATTCTCCGGATGGGCACACCAGCTTACGAACGGATTGGCAAGTATAAACTGCGCTCTCGCAAGATTATATGAAATACCCTTAGGCGGTACCGCGGTTGGTACCGGTCTTAACGCGCATCCGGATTATGCTGTAACCGTTGCTGGAAAAATTGCAGAGATTACAAAACTTCCGTTTGTAACCGCTCCTAATAAATTTGAGGCTATGGGTTCAAAAGATGCTCTCGTTGAAATGAGCGGCGTTCTTAAAACACTTGCAACCTCTTTGATCAAGATTGCTAATGATATCCGATGGCTCGGCAGCGGCCCCAGATGCGGTATTGGTGAGTTGAATCTGCCTGAAAACGAACCCGGTAGCTCTATTATGCCCGGTAAGGTTAATCCGACTCAGTGCGAAGCTATGACGATGGTTTGTGCGCAGGTTTATGGTAACGATGTTACTATCAGCTTCTCGGGTGCAAGCGGGCACTTCGAATTAAACGTTTTTATGCCTGTAATCGCATTTAACATCCTTCAGTCGATTAAACTGATGGCCGATGCCTGCGAAAGCTTTACTGATAACTGTGTAGTCGGTATTGAAGCTAATGAAACGAATATCAAGAAACATCTCGAAAATTCATTGATGCTTGTTACTGCTCTCAATCCGGTCATCGGGTACGATAACTCCGCAAAGGTTGCAAAGAAAGCTCATAAAGAAAACAAAACACTTAAAGAAGCTGCAGTTGAACTCGGATTGCTTACAGAAGAGAAATTCGATGAAGTTGTTCGTCCGGAAAAGATGATCGGACCAAAGAAATAATGCAGAATTGTCAAATTATCTCCCCCTCTGTCTTAATGAGGGGGAGAGTATTTGGGTCGTAAATAAAATTAATAAAATGACTGACTTTTCTTACTGATGATCCCTTCAACCACGCTCATATTAATAGTCATTATTGTATTTATTGGCGCATTAATAAGGTCTTCAATCGGATTCGGAGAAGCTGTGGTTGGAATGCCCCTGCTTGCGTTTAT
This window of the Melioribacteraceae bacterium genome carries:
- a CDS encoding EutN/CcmL family microcompartment protein gives rise to the protein MYLGKVIGTIWATRKYPALNNYKMQFVQPLSGELKKLGEPIIALDTVGAGPGEIIYYVTASEAVIPLDVDMAPVDASIVGIVDSINVES
- a CDS encoding EutN/CcmL family microcompartment protein, with product MGKVIGTVWSTRKDENLVGAKFLIVRQLNLDYTPRESTVIAVDSVGAGVGEVVLVAQGSSARQTTFTKNKPVDAVIMAIVDKLDIAVKDDKKETAGK
- a CDS encoding phosphopentomutase, giving the protein MNNFILIVLDGLGVGELPDASKYKDEGSNTITNMAAAVGGLSLPNLEKMGLGNITSINGVPPAKNPIASFGKMAEQSEGKDSTTGHWELGGIRTEVEFPLYPEGFPDDLINKFLNEAGLIGILGNIPASGTEIIERLGDEHVRTGYPIVYTSGDSVFQIAAHEKVIPLDRLYEICTAAREKILIGKHAVGRVIARPFVGESGNYVRTTNRKDFSVDPPSRTILDFLSLEGITTIAVGKVNDLFNYRGIKIKLKTKSNIEGVEKIIESAKHFSGSFIFANLVDFDVNFGHRNDPVGFAEALKEFDTRILDILNAMDESDSLLLTADHGNDPTTPSTDHSREYVPLLFYRKNMPGIDLGIRETFSDAAQTVAEFFKINNDLNGKSFLNG
- a CDS encoding GAF domain-containing protein, whose translation is MGLSEKNRKRILTFLIIPVLIAIPFLTEDLLFKIIAGIILIIYVGFIIFLRDTSASESLQTHTEDSTDEFDSYTGNDKVKYSPDSGEDFTIISPNKNIEVLTADNFSSSANRGNKELFKPPDFKTNFDKIVHEEIPKDVSHDEQFGFVLEKILSVVKDSFMAHTAAFFWYNKNRKRLTLERYVSSSSQISKQKYDLEDDILGKIIQKEEPELLTDISANAEIDVIRYYNSPQGIKSFVGVPLFYGKTLTGILALDSKVNDAFGIEQIYSLGRIVRVISVIISLFEEKFSETQAEQRLKALMGVLNYDRKFETESDLYSALNSAVEGLIDWDAFTFVSYFPNEHKFKTARIHNKTSLKYVGENLEIELNGSMVGKSILSATPVKIDDTSVTEYPRFSKNEDVSFDGSFLAIPLIYDDQNYGVLCFESLKKNVYTNNEVTFIKNATKIFAFILHSYSTISILKGLLSVDIETKALNTDSFVERLTVDLFRAKELGLTGAIALIRIDDLLDQDSLFEGDPFPKVLRAVAQMIRDEMTPLNLLGRISEKVFAVYFFNSSSKDVFLWAEKIRIKIARKPIAVVSKQTTFTVSIGVASTSNKTDVNEVINNAELALKKALEKGGNTVKSTN
- a CDS encoding C40 family peptidase translates to MVRSIINYCLQFVLLAVVISGCAAATSSQRFNQSKPKAEEQVQKRSVRFTSADSVNNGNYLPEITFPDIPDSLLTEFDEIPVEVEPVDKSKFVGNVEKLKSFNVPLTHRERILFEVIKYLDTPYKYGGNTENGIDCSAFTKFVYQNAVNLELPRSTREQFKVGENISKYDLHFGDLVYFNTTKRSYPGHVGIYLGDDQFVHASRSLGVTVSSLEDPYYKKRFIGARRLEKIE
- the fumC gene encoding class II fumarate hydratase, with translation MEFRIETDSMGEIKVPADKYYGAQTARSLMNFKIGGERFPREMIKALGIVKKAAAISNCELGVLPCEKAELIIKAANEVIEGKLDDHFPLVAWQTGSGTQSNMNCNEVISNRAIEMVGGVLGSKKPIHPNDDVNKSQSTNDAFPTAIHVAAVQEIHRRLIPMVARLRHELMVKSERFNSIIKIGRTHLMDATPLTLGQVFSGWAHQLTNGLASINCALARLYEIPLGGTAVGTGLNAHPDYAVTVAGKIAEITKLPFVTAPNKFEAMGSKDALVEMSGVLKTLATSLIKIANDIRWLGSGPRCGIGELNLPENEPGSSIMPGKVNPTQCEAMTMVCAQVYGNDVTISFSGASGHFELNVFMPVIAFNILQSIKLMADACESFTDNCVVGIEANETNIKKHLENSLMLVTALNPVIGYDNSAKVAKKAHKENKTLKEAAVELGLLTEEKFDEVVRPEKMIGPKK
- a CDS encoding RNA polymerase sigma factor RpoD/SigA; the encoded protein is MKITKQFTNRESQSLDKYLQEIGKVDLLTPEDEIFLAIQIKKGDHKALEKLVKANLRFVVSVAKQYQNQGLSLGDLINEGNLGLIKAAKRFDETRGFKFISYAVWWIRQSILQALAEQSRIVRLPLNRVGALNKIGKAYSNLEQEYEREPSAHELAQELSMDISEVSDTLKISGRHVSMDAPFAQGEENRLLDVLSSDEIPSPDFTLMSESLRSEIERVLSSLTEREAEVIKLYFGLNKEHSLTLEEIGEKFNLTRERVRQIKEKAIRRLRHASRSKNLRAYLG
- a CDS encoding PIN domain-containing protein; the protein is MTQEKIQFLVDTDILVDHLINDDIKNTSHLEIAMTKGICFSTVINASEILFAASTENERAKIDDLLRSLKILGLNSRYSLKISKFFNKVASTRDAIMCTVAEFNRLPILTLNVGRYKESGIKIISPLEL
- the yihA gene encoding ribosome biogenesis GTP-binding protein YihA/YsxC, with protein sequence MKKIEFVKAVYNLKDLPKKELSSVILGGRSNVGKSSFINSLFRPLKVAKTSSTPGKTRSINYYLVENKFYLIDLPGFGYAKVSKSERDNWQKLISSFIEENRNLVLAFHLIDSRHEPTPLDIELNHFLREKNIPYNIILNKIDKLKQSEIAFARKNIVKIFPELLFGENLFAFSSIDGTGRKEIIRILSSLLL